Proteins from a single region of Labedella gwakjiensis:
- a CDS encoding ABC transporter substrate-binding protein, translating to MFTKRRHGVALGLLAAGAVLTLAACSNGDPITGSGGGSDDGGSGDSQTIAIGSAGFAESEIIAEIYAQALEANGYTVERTMQIGQRDAYIAALDDGSIDLVPDYTGNLLQFYDAGNEAVTSDEVYSALGDVLPDGYEVLDQAPAEDKDSYNVTKDFADQYGLESLADLIKVDGPLVIGGNPELAERPYGPTGLQEIYGVSPDNIQFEPISDSGGPLTVQALLDGTVDIANIYSTTPAIADNGFVTLEDPENMILPQNVVPLINSDSATDEVAEILNTVSAELTTEDLIELNGRNQGDEKAAPATLATDWLADKGLFQ from the coding sequence ATGTTCACGAAACGACGTCACGGCGTCGCGCTCGGTCTGCTCGCGGCCGGCGCGGTCCTCACGCTCGCCGCGTGCTCCAACGGCGACCCCATCACCGGCAGCGGCGGTGGCAGCGACGACGGCGGGTCCGGCGACTCGCAGACCATCGCGATCGGTTCGGCCGGCTTCGCCGAGTCCGAGATCATCGCCGAGATCTACGCACAGGCCCTCGAGGCCAACGGCTACACGGTCGAGCGCACGATGCAGATCGGTCAGCGCGACGCGTACATCGCCGCCCTCGACGACGGCTCGATCGACCTCGTCCCCGACTACACCGGCAACCTCCTGCAGTTCTACGATGCGGGCAACGAGGCCGTCACGAGCGACGAGGTGTACTCGGCTCTCGGCGACGTGCTGCCCGACGGATACGAGGTTCTCGACCAGGCCCCCGCCGAGGACAAGGACAGCTACAACGTCACGAAGGACTTCGCGGACCAGTACGGTCTCGAGAGTCTCGCCGACCTCATCAAGGTCGACGGCCCGCTCGTCATCGGCGGAAACCCGGAGCTCGCCGAGCGTCCCTACGGACCCACCGGTCTGCAGGAGATCTACGGCGTCTCGCCCGACAACATCCAGTTCGAGCCGATCAGCGACTCGGGCGGGCCGCTCACGGTGCAGGCGCTCCTCGACGGGACCGTCGACATCGCGAACATCTACTCGACGACGCCGGCCATCGCCGACAACGGGTTCGTGACGCTGGAGGACCCGGAGAACATGATCCTGCCGCAGAACGTGGTGCCGCTCATCAACTCCGATTCGGCCACCGACGAGGTCGCCGAGATCCTCAACACGGTGTCCGCCGAGCTCACCACCGAGGACCTCATCGAGCTCAACGGACGCAACCAGGGCGACGAGAAGGCCGCGCCGGCCACCCTCGCCACCGACTGGCTCGCCGACAAGGGCCTCTTCCAGTAA
- a CDS encoding DUF3151 domain-containing protein, with protein sequence MTGHDLLGIPETRLPAEPEVVDALASASTIDDIEAVVRAHPTSSLAWALLAEHTFHPASALQAYAYARVGYHRGLDSLRKAGWRGQGPVPWSHEPNRGVLRSLYALRKAAAAIGETDEVTRLDEFLRGADETAVARIESLGENRDEPSPSTEAFVIRGLD encoded by the coding sequence GTGACTGGACACGACCTGTTGGGGATCCCTGAGACGCGGCTCCCCGCCGAGCCCGAGGTCGTCGACGCGCTCGCATCGGCGTCCACCATCGACGACATCGAAGCTGTCGTCCGCGCGCACCCCACGTCGTCCCTCGCCTGGGCGCTCCTCGCCGAGCACACCTTCCACCCGGCGTCCGCTCTCCAGGCGTACGCCTACGCCCGGGTCGGCTACCACCGCGGCCTCGACTCCCTCCGCAAGGCGGGATGGCGCGGCCAGGGGCCCGTCCCGTGGTCGCACGAGCCCAATCGCGGCGTCCTCCGCTCGCTCTACGCGCTCCGCAAGGCGGCAGCAGCGATCGGCGAGACGGACGAGGTCACTCGTCTCGACGAGTTCCTCCGTGGTGCCGACGAGACGGCCGTCGCCCGTATCGAGTCGCTCGGCGAGAACCGCGACGAACCGTCTCCGTCCACCGAGGCGTTCGTCATCCGCGGCCTGGACTGA
- a CDS encoding ABC transporter ATP-binding protein, which produces MISFDGVSKRFPDGSLAVDDFTLTIPSRSTTVFVGSSGSGKTTLLRMINRMVDPTAGRISIDGDDVAKLEPVKLRRRIGYVMQNSGLLPHRTVLDNVATVPILEGTKKAAAHARALELLDTVGLDRSLANRYPAQLSGGQQQRVGVARGLAVDPNILLMDEPFGAVDPLVRDELQQELLRIQRELSKTIVFVTHDIDEAFLLGDQVVILRTGGIVAQAGTPAEILANPADEFVASFVGADRGRRALHIDRQHGERVLVDGTGRVAGVLTEDSTGTAAGSAAE; this is translated from the coding sequence ATGATCAGTTTCGACGGTGTCTCGAAGAGATTCCCCGACGGCTCACTCGCCGTCGACGACTTCACACTCACCATCCCATCCCGCTCCACCACGGTGTTCGTCGGGTCGTCCGGCAGCGGAAAGACCACGCTGCTCCGGATGATCAACCGCATGGTCGACCCCACGGCGGGACGCATCAGCATCGACGGCGACGACGTGGCAAAGCTCGAGCCGGTGAAGCTGCGGCGTCGCATCGGCTACGTCATGCAGAACTCGGGGCTCCTGCCCCACCGCACCGTGCTCGACAACGTCGCCACGGTGCCGATCCTCGAGGGCACGAAGAAGGCTGCGGCGCACGCCCGAGCCCTCGAGCTCCTCGACACGGTCGGGCTCGACCGCTCCCTCGCGAACCGCTACCCCGCCCAGCTCTCGGGCGGTCAGCAGCAGCGCGTGGGCGTGGCTCGTGGACTCGCGGTCGACCCCAACATCCTGCTGATGGACGAGCCGTTCGGCGCCGTGGACCCACTCGTGCGCGACGAACTCCAGCAGGAACTCCTCCGCATCCAGCGCGAGCTCTCGAAGACCATCGTCTTCGTCACGCACGACATCGACGAGGCGTTCCTACTCGGCGACCAGGTGGTCATCCTGCGCACCGGCGGCATCGTCGCGCAGGCGGGCACACCGGCCGAGATCCTCGCGAACCCGGCTGACGAGTTCGTCGCGAGCTTCGTCGGCGCCGACCGTGGTCGGCGGGCGCTTCACATCGATCGTCAGCACGGCGAGCGTGTGCTCGTCGACGGCACGGGGCGCGTGGCGGGAGTGCTCACGGAGGATTCCACCGGCACGGCAGCGGGGTCGGCCGCCGAATGA
- a CDS encoding adenylosuccinate synthase — MPGIVIVGAQWGDEGKGKATDLLGSRIDYVVKFNGGNNAGHTVVVGNEKYALHLLPSGILTPGVTPVIANGVVVDLEVLFHELEALTARGVDVSKLRVSANAHLITHYHRTIDKVTERFLGKRQIGTTGRGIGPAYADKINRVGIRVQDLFDENILRQKVEGALDVKNHMLVKIYNRRAIAVDEIVDDLLSYVDRVRPMVTDTALELHEALEREDIVLFEGGQATMLDVDHGTYPFVTSSNATSGGAATGSGIAPNRIDRVIGIVKAYTTRVGAGPFPTELFDESGDYLRATGFEFGTTTGRPRRVGWYDAPIARYAARINGVTDFVLTKLDVLDDLDTIPVCVAYEVDGERVEEIPVSQSDFHHAKPIYEDFPGWKQDITGCRTFESLPKNAQDYVLALEAMSGSRISVIGVGPGRDEVVVRHDLLS, encoded by the coding sequence ATGCCAGGAATCGTGATCGTCGGCGCCCAGTGGGGCGACGAGGGCAAGGGGAAGGCGACCGACCTCCTCGGCAGCCGCATCGACTACGTCGTGAAGTTTAACGGCGGCAACAACGCGGGCCACACGGTCGTGGTCGGCAACGAGAAGTACGCGCTCCACCTGCTGCCGTCCGGCATTCTGACCCCGGGCGTCACTCCGGTGATCGCGAACGGCGTCGTCGTCGACCTCGAGGTGCTCTTCCACGAGCTCGAGGCCCTCACGGCACGCGGCGTCGACGTATCGAAGCTGCGCGTCAGCGCGAACGCGCACCTCATCACGCACTACCACCGCACCATCGACAAGGTCACGGAGCGCTTCCTCGGAAAGCGCCAGATCGGCACGACCGGTCGCGGTATCGGGCCCGCCTACGCCGACAAGATCAACCGCGTGGGCATCCGCGTGCAGGACCTCTTCGATGAGAACATCCTGCGGCAGAAGGTCGAGGGCGCCCTCGACGTGAAGAACCACATGCTCGTGAAGATCTACAACCGTCGCGCGATCGCCGTCGACGAGATCGTGGACGACCTGCTGTCGTACGTCGACCGCGTGCGTCCCATGGTCACCGACACGGCGCTCGAACTCCATGAGGCCCTCGAGCGCGAGGACATCGTGCTGTTCGAGGGCGGTCAGGCCACGATGCTCGACGTCGATCACGGGACCTATCCGTTCGTGACGTCGTCGAACGCCACATCGGGCGGTGCCGCCACGGGATCGGGCATCGCCCCGAATCGGATCGATCGGGTCATCGGTATCGTCAAGGCATACACGACGCGCGTCGGCGCGGGTCCGTTCCCGACGGAGCTCTTCGACGAGTCGGGGGACTACCTGCGAGCGACCGGCTTCGAGTTCGGCACCACCACGGGGCGTCCGCGTCGCGTCGGCTGGTACGACGCCCCGATCGCGCGTTACGCTGCCCGCATCAACGGCGTCACGGACTTCGTGCTCACGAAGCTCGACGTGCTCGACGACCTCGACACGATCCCCGTGTGCGTCGCGTACGAGGTGGACGGCGAGCGCGTCGAGGAGATCCCGGTCTCGCAGTCGGACTTCCACCACGCGAAGCCGATCTACGAGGACTTCCCCGGCTGGAAGCAGGACATCACCGGCTGCCGCACGTTCGAGTCGCTCCCGAAGAACGCGCAGGACTACGTCCTCGCGCTCGAGGCGATGAGCGGCTCGCGCATCTCGGTGATCGGCGTGGGTCCGGGCCGCGACGAGGTCGTCGTCCGCCACGACCTCCTCTCCTGA
- a CDS encoding lactonase family protein, producing the protein MDETAAAFWLGSYTPGTGGTGEGSGVGVRALGREATGGLVPVSHHDADSPSWVVQHPSLPVVFAAEEFSGLIKAFGASHDGTLTRHGAPVEVGGIVCHLSVSPDGASLVAACYGDGRVVVLPLESDGRLSGRATDLEDARDPWGVPGAPGSASDGFVSNGVAVLLGRKTETEPPVFEGEETAEARPSRAHTSRWLPDGRVATTDLGFDLVRFWRRGSSSAAPLVLDHEVTLPRGVGPRHLAWHESGHLHVLTEYSIEVFTLRAGLDGRFGVVAGAQATADGAEDGDAAAEISVVGSREHLHTSVRGSNRISTLQIRGDGSELRAVSDVESGGDHPRHHVEDGVVLHVANQRSGAVDSFAIDERTGAPGRRIGSVEVGTPTCLAPARL; encoded by the coding sequence ATGGATGAGACGGCGGCGGCGTTCTGGCTCGGCAGCTACACCCCGGGAACCGGCGGCACCGGGGAGGGGAGCGGAGTCGGCGTCCGCGCCCTCGGCCGGGAGGCGACGGGTGGCCTCGTCCCCGTGTCCCACCACGACGCAGATTCGCCCTCGTGGGTCGTGCAGCACCCGTCCCTCCCCGTCGTCTTCGCCGCCGAGGAGTTCTCGGGTCTGATCAAGGCGTTCGGGGCGTCCCACGACGGAACCCTCACGCGCCACGGCGCCCCCGTCGAGGTGGGTGGCATCGTGTGTCACCTCTCCGTCTCCCCTGACGGGGCCTCGCTCGTGGCGGCGTGCTACGGCGACGGCCGCGTCGTCGTGCTCCCACTCGAGTCCGACGGCCGCCTCTCGGGACGAGCGACCGACCTCGAAGACGCTCGCGACCCGTGGGGCGTGCCCGGGGCGCCCGGTTCCGCGTCCGACGGCTTCGTGTCGAACGGTGTCGCGGTGCTGCTCGGGCGGAAGACGGAGACGGAGCCGCCGGTGTTCGAGGGGGAGGAGACGGCGGAGGCGCGACCGTCTCGCGCGCACACCTCCCGCTGGCTGCCTGACGGTCGCGTCGCCACGACGGACCTCGGCTTCGACCTCGTTCGCTTCTGGCGTCGCGGCTCGTCGTCGGCCGCCCCCCTCGTCCTCGACCACGAGGTGACGCTGCCCCGCGGTGTCGGCCCCCGCCACCTCGCATGGCACGAGAGCGGCCACTTGCACGTGCTGACCGAGTACTCGATCGAGGTCTTCACGCTGCGGGCCGGCCTCGACGGGCGTTTCGGAGTGGTGGCCGGCGCACAGGCGACGGCCGACGGAGCTGAGGACGGCGACGCGGCCGCCGAGATCAGCGTCGTCGGCTCGCGAGAGCACCTCCACACGAGCGTTCGGGGAAGCAACCGCATCTCGACTCTTCAGATCCGCGGCGACGGCAGCGAGCTGCGGGCCGTGTCCGACGTGGAGAGCGGCGGGGACCACCCGCGACACCACGTCGAGGACGGGGTCGTGCTGCACGTCGCGAATCAACGGTCCGGCGCCGTCGACTCGTTCGCGATCGACGAGCGGACCGGGGCGCCGGGGCGCCGGATCGGAAGCGTCGAGGTCGGCACACCCACGTGTCTCGCGCCGGCCCGGCTGTGA
- a CDS encoding cutinase family protein — MTSQRSWGRRALFAAATAAIALTVVAGAATPATAAAVTNPCAAKAVFIGVRGTGAPAGSAMTASGNAWASGGHGLVANLARDYSTQKSFPIYVESLAYPASSAYATSVATGVKKLRAEIGYINRTCGGKTKIVLAGHSQGADVVLDTLVALTPATGKNLVVSASVFGDPSYVAGQTYNAPGSGKANGIIPRSAKERTVLRTYTFRDADGATRSRIRSTCAAGDWACQAAPMNKRSVAIHNGYNSSAAANWSYGVLRRS, encoded by the coding sequence ATGACATCACAACGCTCCTGGGGCCGCCGCGCCCTCTTCGCCGCGGCCACGGCCGCCATCGCCCTCACCGTCGTCGCGGGGGCGGCCACCCCCGCGACGGCGGCAGCCGTCACGAATCCGTGCGCGGCCAAAGCCGTCTTCATCGGTGTCCGCGGCACAGGCGCCCCCGCCGGGAGCGCGATGACGGCGAGCGGTAATGCCTGGGCGTCCGGCGGGCACGGTCTCGTCGCGAATCTCGCTCGGGACTACAGCACGCAGAAGAGCTTCCCGATCTACGTCGAGAGCCTGGCCTACCCGGCGTCCTCCGCCTACGCGACCAGCGTCGCCACCGGCGTCAAGAAGCTGAGAGCCGAGATCGGCTACATCAACAGGACGTGCGGCGGCAAGACCAAGATCGTGCTCGCCGGCCACTCGCAGGGAGCGGACGTGGTCCTCGACACGCTCGTGGCGCTGACCCCGGCGACGGGCAAGAACCTCGTCGTCTCTGCGTCGGTCTTCGGCGACCCGAGCTACGTGGCGGGCCAGACGTACAACGCGCCCGGCTCGGGGAAGGCGAACGGCATCATCCCGCGCAGCGCGAAAGAGCGGACGGTGCTCCGGACCTACACCTTCAGGGACGCCGACGGTGCGACGCGATCCCGGATCCGCTCGACGTGTGCAGCGGGCGACTGGGCGTGCCAGGCCGCGCCGATGAACAAGCGGTCTGTCGCGATCCACAACGGCTACAACTCGTCCGCCGCGGCGAACTGGAGCTACGGCGTCCTGCGCCGCAGCTAG
- a CDS encoding ABC transporter permease has translation MTWVIANFSQIWRLTLDHIALSVPPILLGFLLAVPLGWIAHRYKPSRAILLTAGGLLYTVPGIALFISLPVILGTRILDPVNVIVAMTIYAVALLVRTAADAFDAVSGDVRQSSIAVGYGPIRRFFEVELPLAGPVLLSGLRVVSASTVSLVSIGSLIGVSSLGYFFLNGLNRRFPTEIFTGIVGVIVIAVVFDLILVLIGRLLLPWAHVARQREGRGRRATA, from the coding sequence ATGACCTGGGTCATCGCGAACTTCAGCCAGATCTGGCGCCTGACTCTCGACCACATCGCGTTGAGTGTCCCGCCGATCCTGCTCGGATTCCTCCTCGCCGTGCCGCTCGGCTGGATCGCGCACCGCTACAAGCCGTCGAGGGCGATCCTCCTCACGGCCGGTGGACTGCTCTACACGGTCCCGGGTATCGCCCTGTTCATCTCGCTCCCCGTCATCCTCGGCACGCGCATCCTCGACCCCGTGAACGTGATCGTCGCAATGACCATCTACGCCGTCGCACTCCTCGTCCGCACCGCGGCCGATGCATTCGACGCCGTGTCGGGAGACGTCCGACAGTCGTCGATCGCCGTCGGCTACGGGCCGATCCGCCGCTTCTTCGAGGTCGAGTTGCCGCTCGCGGGACCGGTGCTGCTCTCGGGGCTCCGCGTGGTGTCGGCGAGCACAGTCAGTCTCGTGTCGATCGGCTCGCTCATCGGTGTCTCGAGCCTCGGCTACTTCTTCCTCAATGGCCTCAACCGGCGCTTCCCCACCGAGATCTTCACGGGCATCGTCGGGGTCATCGTCATCGCCGTGGTGTTCGACCTCATCCTCGTGCTCATCGGACGGCTCCTGCTGCCGTGGGCGCACGTCGCGCGGCAGCGTGAAGGGCGCGGACGGAGGGCGACGGCATGA
- a CDS encoding amidohydrolase translates to MTAQPQPPTAPDALAPIAPDVIVMADAVHTLAPGLGDVEAVAVRDGVVVALGSRADARAWSTEATRVVDLGAAAVTPGLVDGHLHPISGLELASGVNLSACVDLDDVRAALAAAAPTGEEGWVSGWALDPNLFGDVEPHGGVLDEACPGRPVFVMLFDAHSAIVSQRALSLAEIAGEQEFGDASRIAVDGEGAPTGLLLENQAMRLVESIMPRATFDERVDQLHGLLRGMATTGITGAHVMDMHDADALDLLEAAELAGDLGIRLRISPMCLPGMTDAEMADLIALQGRSGRRWVVEGVKLMIDGTIDNGTAWLREPDTRGESTDPLWLDPAEYAERVAFLHAAGVPTATHAIGDRAIEFVVRTLAGLPRTGVQHRVEHIETLPDDVLAVFVEAGIAASMQPTHCTHYTRADQTDNWSVRLGRERADRAWRIGDLRAAGVTVALGSDWPVAPYDARASLADAVLRRPALKPDVDPVLPAQALSARQALEGYTSHVFASIGEEGGTLAVGSPADLAAFALDPLTADPDDFAGAEVLMTLIDGVPVIGRERFGPAVVENGEEVSA, encoded by the coding sequence GTGACCGCCCAGCCCCAGCCGCCCACGGCGCCGGATGCCCTCGCCCCGATCGCCCCCGACGTCATCGTCATGGCGGACGCCGTGCACACGCTCGCCCCCGGTCTCGGCGACGTGGAGGCCGTCGCGGTGCGCGACGGAGTGGTCGTCGCGCTCGGCTCGCGCGCGGACGCTCGCGCCTGGTCGACCGAGGCCACGCGGGTCGTCGATCTCGGCGCCGCGGCGGTGACGCCCGGACTCGTAGACGGGCACCTCCACCCCATCTCCGGACTCGAGCTCGCTTCCGGCGTGAACCTCAGCGCGTGCGTCGACCTCGACGACGTGCGCGCGGCCCTCGCAGCGGCCGCACCGACGGGTGAGGAGGGATGGGTGTCCGGCTGGGCACTCGATCCCAATCTCTTCGGCGACGTGGAGCCGCACGGCGGGGTGCTCGACGAGGCCTGCCCCGGCCGTCCCGTCTTCGTGATGCTCTTCGACGCGCACTCCGCGATCGTGTCGCAGCGTGCGCTCTCCCTCGCGGAGATCGCCGGTGAGCAGGAGTTCGGCGACGCGTCGCGCATCGCCGTCGACGGAGAGGGAGCACCGACGGGGCTCCTCCTCGAGAACCAGGCGATGCGGCTCGTCGAGTCGATCATGCCGCGGGCGACGTTCGACGAGCGGGTGGACCAGCTCCATGGCCTGCTCCGCGGGATGGCGACCACGGGCATCACCGGTGCTCACGTGATGGACATGCACGACGCGGACGCCCTCGATCTCCTCGAAGCGGCCGAGCTCGCGGGCGACCTGGGCATCCGGCTCCGGATCTCGCCGATGTGCCTCCCCGGCATGACGGACGCGGAGATGGCCGACCTCATCGCCCTGCAGGGGCGGAGTGGCCGTCGGTGGGTGGTCGAGGGCGTGAAGCTCATGATCGACGGCACGATCGATAACGGCACCGCCTGGCTCCGCGAGCCCGACACGCGTGGCGAGTCGACGGATCCGCTGTGGCTCGACCCCGCCGAGTACGCCGAGCGGGTTGCGTTCCTCCACGCCGCCGGCGTGCCTACGGCCACTCATGCGATCGGCGACCGAGCGATCGAGTTCGTCGTGCGGACTCTCGCCGGTCTGCCGCGGACGGGTGTCCAGCATCGCGTCGAGCACATCGAGACGCTGCCGGACGACGTGCTCGCCGTCTTCGTCGAGGCGGGGATCGCCGCGAGCATGCAGCCGACGCACTGCACGCACTACACACGCGCCGACCAGACCGACAACTGGTCGGTGCGACTCGGCCGGGAGCGTGCCGACCGGGCCTGGCGGATCGGGGACCTGCGCGCGGCGGGCGTCACCGTCGCCCTCGGGAGCGACTGGCCCGTCGCGCCGTACGACGCGCGAGCCTCCCTCGCTGACGCCGTTCTGCGACGGCCGGCGCTCAAGCCCGACGTCGATCCTGTGCTCCCCGCTCAAGCGCTCTCGGCGCGCCAGGCGCTGGAGGGCTACACGTCGCACGTGTTCGCGTCCATCGGCGAGGAGGGCGGGACGCTGGCCGTCGGGAGTCCCGCCGATCTCGCCGCGTTCGCGCTCGATCCGCTCACGGCGGACCCGGACGACTTCGCCGGCGCCGAGGTGCTCATGACGCTCATCGACGGCGTCCCGGTGATCGGTCGCGAACGCTTCGGGCCGGCCGTCGTCGAGAACGGGGAGGAGGTGTCGGCATGA
- a CDS encoding maleylpyruvate isomerase family mycothiol-dependent enzyme, with amino-acid sequence MVSIDRFRAASDLFVDAVEGVPDDAWERPGLGTWDVRGLVGHTARALITVIDYLDLDAPSSVSIETAGDYYGSLYLVYTNPEAIHRRGVDVGRSLGDDPAAAIRALRDRAIAVVEAQPEGRIVSIGGMGILLEEYLQTRVFELVVHTMDLRRAIGEPVDIPSGLVETTATLAAAIAARTGKGEQLLLALTGRAPLPPDFSVV; translated from the coding sequence ATGGTGAGCATCGATCGCTTCCGGGCAGCATCCGACCTCTTCGTCGACGCGGTCGAGGGGGTGCCGGACGATGCGTGGGAACGGCCGGGTCTCGGGACCTGGGATGTCCGGGGGCTCGTCGGACACACCGCCAGGGCTCTCATCACGGTGATCGACTACCTCGACCTCGATGCGCCGTCGTCCGTGTCGATCGAGACGGCCGGCGACTACTACGGATCGCTCTACCTCGTCTACACGAACCCGGAGGCGATCCATCGTCGCGGCGTGGACGTGGGTCGCTCCCTCGGCGACGATCCCGCCGCGGCGATCCGGGCGCTGCGGGACCGGGCGATCGCCGTCGTCGAGGCGCAGCCGGAGGGACGGATCGTGTCGATCGGCGGGATGGGCATCCTGCTCGAGGAGTACCTTCAGACGCGTGTCTTCGAGCTGGTCGTGCACACGATGGACCTGCGTCGCGCGATTGGCGAGCCCGTCGACATCCCGTCGGGGCTCGTCGAGACGACGGCGACCCTCGCTGCGGCGATCGCCGCCCGCACGGGCAAGGGCGAGCAGCTCCTCCTCGCCCTCACCGGCCGGGCCCCGCTCCCGCCCGACTTCTCCGTCGTCTGA
- a CDS encoding TrmH family RNA methyltransferase, which yields MERPSDEQNPSPEQNPSPEHTTHGVGPWIGDWPDDPRYDRELLERGDTRNVVDAYRYWSMEAIVSDLDARRHPFHVAIENWQHDMNIGSIVRSANAFLAETVHIVGRRRWNKRGAMVTDRYQHVVHHEDVAALVSWAAEQGIPIIGVDNVEGSRPIDEVPLPERCILLFGQEGPGLSDEAVAASERVVEIRQFGSTRSINASAAAAIVMHEWIRTHALGPI from the coding sequence GTGGAGCGCCCAAGCGACGAGCAGAACCCGAGCCCCGAGCAGAACCCGAGCCCCGAGCACACCACGCACGGCGTGGGGCCGTGGATCGGGGACTGGCCGGACGACCCCCGCTACGACCGGGAGCTCCTCGAGCGCGGCGACACCCGCAACGTCGTCGACGCGTACAGGTACTGGTCGATGGAGGCCATCGTCTCCGACCTCGACGCGCGCAGACACCCGTTCCACGTGGCGATCGAGAATTGGCAGCACGACATGAACATCGGCTCGATCGTGCGGAGCGCCAATGCGTTCCTCGCAGAGACCGTGCACATCGTGGGCCGCCGACGCTGGAACAAGCGCGGCGCGATGGTGACCGACCGGTACCAGCACGTCGTGCACCACGAGGATGTGGCTGCGCTCGTGTCCTGGGCGGCCGAACAGGGCATCCCGATCATCGGCGTCGACAACGTGGAGGGGTCGCGCCCCATCGACGAGGTCCCGCTGCCCGAACGCTGCATCCTCCTCTTCGGGCAGGAAGGCCCGGGGCTCTCCGACGAGGCCGTCGCCGCCTCCGAGCGGGTCGTCGAGATCCGGCAATTCGGCTCCACTCGGTCCATCAACGCGTCGGCGGCCGCCGCCATCGTGATGCACGAGTGGATCAGGACCCACGCACTCGGCCCTATTTAG
- a CDS encoding ABC transporter permease, which yields MNSFLGALAWLADPANWAGDNGIPIRLLEHLAITGIAVLIAAVIGISLGLFIGHTGRLSFLVVSTTGALRALPTLGLLVLFALWLGVGLAPVIIVLVILAIPPLLAGAYAGVESVDRGTIDAARAVGMTEWQILTRVEIPLGLPIIVGGLRSAVLQVVATATIAAYLPIGGLGRYIFDNLSLRRFEPVFAGAILVTVLALVLEGVFAGIQRLTVPKGVRILRGSPAPYGAGRAARIEPDASPTGSSSDESDPVPPPAHHMQQHPTQ from the coding sequence ATGAACTCCTTCCTCGGCGCCCTCGCCTGGCTCGCCGACCCCGCGAACTGGGCAGGCGACAACGGCATCCCCATCCGGCTCCTCGAGCACCTCGCCATCACGGGCATCGCCGTCCTCATCGCGGCGGTCATCGGGATCTCTCTCGGACTCTTCATCGGCCACACCGGACGACTGTCGTTCCTCGTCGTGAGCACCACCGGTGCACTTCGCGCGCTTCCCACGCTCGGGCTCCTGGTGCTCTTCGCGCTCTGGCTCGGCGTGGGTCTCGCCCCCGTCATCATCGTCCTCGTGATCCTCGCGATCCCGCCGCTCCTCGCGGGCGCCTACGCGGGCGTGGAATCCGTCGACCGCGGCACGATCGACGCGGCGAGAGCCGTCGGGATGACGGAGTGGCAGATCCTCACGCGCGTGGAGATCCCCCTCGGACTGCCGATCATCGTCGGCGGGCTGCGCTCGGCCGTGCTCCAGGTGGTCGCCACGGCGACGATCGCCGCATACCTGCCGATCGGCGGGCTCGGTCGCTACATCTTCGACAACCTGAGCCTGCGTCGCTTCGAGCCCGTCTTCGCCGGCGCCATCCTCGTGACGGTCCTCGCCCTCGTGCTCGAGGGCGTCTTCGCCGGCATCCAGCGTCTGACCGTCCCGAAGGGCGTCCGCATCCTCCGCGGATCGCCCGCTCCGTACGGCGCAGGCCGCGCCGCGCGCATCGAACCCGATGCGTCGCCCACCGGATCGTCGTCAGACGAGTCGGACCCCGTTCCCCCTCCTGCCCATCACATGCAGCAACATCCCACACAGTAA